The following are encoded in a window of Bradyrhizobium sp. WBOS07 genomic DNA:
- a CDS encoding class I SAM-dependent methyltransferase: protein MGFYNDVILPRLCDLAMRNKKLAPYRQRAARAAQGRVLEIGVGSGRNLPFYGATVTQLVGLEPAPRLLEMARHAPHLETPVDLVEASAEAMPTENRSIDTVLTTWTMCSIPDVDRAMTEARRVLKPGGKLIFVEHGRAPEPNVRWWQDRLTPAWTRISGGCHLNRDIADILTRNGFRIDEMRTGYMNGLKPMTFMYEGEASPR, encoded by the coding sequence ATGGGCTTCTACAACGACGTCATTCTGCCGCGGCTTTGCGACCTTGCGATGCGGAACAAGAAACTTGCGCCCTACCGGCAACGCGCGGCCCGCGCGGCCCAGGGCCGGGTCCTCGAGATCGGCGTCGGGTCCGGCCGCAACCTGCCGTTCTACGGAGCTACGGTGACGCAGCTTGTGGGTCTCGAGCCCGCTCCAAGGCTTCTCGAGATGGCGCGACACGCGCCGCATCTGGAGACTCCGGTCGATCTCGTCGAAGCTTCGGCCGAGGCTATGCCGACCGAGAACCGCAGCATCGACACGGTCCTGACGACCTGGACCATGTGCAGCATTCCGGACGTCGATCGCGCGATGACGGAGGCCCGCCGTGTGCTGAAACCGGGCGGGAAGCTGATCTTCGTCGAGCATGGCCGCGCGCCCGAACCGAACGTGCGCTGGTGGCAAGATCGCCTGACCCCCGCATGGACGCGCATCTCGGGCGGTTGTCATCTCAACCGGGACATCGCTGACATCTTGACTCGCAACGGCTTTCGCATCGACGAGATGCGCACCGGCTATATGAACGGGCTGAAGCCCATGACGTTTATGTACGAGGGCGAGGCGAGCCCCCGTTGA
- a CDS encoding DUF411 domain-containing protein → MTRRSLAGLMAAAVAAVAAVLVRPAVAAQAQDATITVHRDPSCGCCAGWVQHLRDAGFVVQVEETADLDVVRNRLGIPSDLAACHTAEVAGYLIEGHVPAAAVRRLLSERPIAKGLAVPGMPVGSPGMEGGKPEPYTVVLFGADGQRPFMRFVGSQVIG, encoded by the coding sequence ATGACCCGTCGGTCACTTGCAGGGCTGATGGCGGCGGCAGTGGCGGCAGTGGCGGCAGTGCTGGTCAGGCCTGCCGTTGCGGCGCAGGCCCAAGACGCCACCATCACGGTGCATAGGGATCCGAGCTGCGGCTGTTGCGCGGGCTGGGTGCAGCACCTCCGGGACGCAGGATTTGTCGTCCAAGTGGAGGAGACCGCCGATCTCGACGTAGTTCGGAATCGTCTCGGCATCCCCTCGGACCTGGCCGCGTGTCACACGGCGGAGGTCGCAGGTTATCTCATCGAGGGCCATGTGCCGGCCGCAGCCGTGCGGCGCCTCCTCTCGGAGCGCCCCATTGCGAAAGGGCTCGCTGTGCCGGGCATGCCGGTCGGATCGCCCGGGATGGAAGGCGGCAAGCCGGAGCCCTACACGGTCGTGCTGTTCGGTGCCGATGGTCAAAGGCCATTCATGCGCTTTGTCGGCTCGCAGGTGATCGGTTGA